A genomic window from Camelina sativa cultivar DH55 chromosome 2, Cs, whole genome shotgun sequence includes:
- the LOC104726464 gene encoding nucleolin 2 produces MGKSSKSSSLEQDLDSLRVDFASIKDDVASLAATLKSILDSMPSKEELLAMVTSIQELSKKVAKIPAASVAQVNSSSKDHKKAAEADTNTPRKESSSNVSSKESDTLEKGTLKRMLLPCSSSDNRLEKTAEKSDEGEEPAKKKAKSDINYTYKKANITRPFPVYADAHPLEKNAQVGEIVEFERQPGGSCDGGILFVKGYDSSLSEDDIAEAMLEHFCPCGMIRRIYFQTNGTTPILRHVFVEMLQGTVAALKLNGSDLGGFKLEVHDAKERDEFYFTRDLDFPFIPPKSRRHERWDPSRFTKESPPVYGIVSSSKINK; encoded by the exons ATGGGGAAATCTAGCAAGAGTTCCTCCTTGGAACAAGATTTGGATTCTCTGAGAGTAGATTTTGCTTCTATCAAAGACGATGTGGCTTCTCTTGCTGCAACTTTGAAATCAATACTTGATTCGATGCCGTCTAAGGAGGAGTTACTTGCCATGGTTACCTCAATCCAA GAACTTTCAAAGAAAGTGGCAAAGATACCTGCAGCTTCAGTTGCTCAAGTTAATTCATCCTCTAAGGATCACAAGAAG gctGCTGAAGCAGATACCAATACTCCTAGAAAAGAGAGCAGTAGTAATGTTTCCAGCAAGGAATCTGATACACTGGAGAAAGGAACCCTGAAACGAATGTTGCTTCCGTGCTCTTCTTCTGATAATCGTCTTGAAAAGACCGCTGAG aAAAGTGATGAAGGTGAAGAGCCTGCCAAGAAAAAG gctAAATCAGATATCAATTATACTTATAAAAAAGCGAACATTACTCGTCCGTTTCCTGTCTATGCGGATGCTCATCCTCTTGAAAAGAATGCTCAGGTAGGCGAGATAGTCGAATTCGAAAGGCAACCTGGGGGGag TTGTGATGGTGGCATCCTTTTCGTAAAGGGATATGATTCTTCGCTTTCTGAGGATGATATCGCGGAAGCAATGCTTGAGCATTTCTGTCCATGTGGAATGATCCGAagaatttattttcaaacaaaTGGAACCACACCTATTTTACG ACATGTTTTCGTTGAAATGTTACAAGGCACAGTGGCCGCTTTAAAACTTAATGGAAGTGACCTGGGAGGATTTAAACTTGAAGTTCATGATGCTAAAGAGAGAGACGAATTCTATTTCACTCGCGATCTGGATTTTCCTTTTATCCCCCCGAAATCTCGTCGTCATGAGCGTTGGGATCCAAGTAGATTCACAAA agAATCGCCTCCGGTGTATGGCATTGTCAGTTCTAGCAAGATCAACAAGTAA
- the LOC104726480 gene encoding mitochondrial metalloendopeptidase OMA1-like: MSWYRRTKLVFETLRRNINPKILPRSRPHVPSRINPTGSSSNPTPNFSGFSSIPSLGLRSYTSSLGHQNANRIAYNPFLSLPKRHYYVDRYQVRHFKPRGPRKWFQNPRAVLTVTLVGSAALITLYFGNLETVPYTKRTHFILLSKPMEKRLGEAQFEQIKKQYKGKILPAIHPESIRVRLIAKEVIDALQRGLSNERVWTDLGYASTETSSDNKGVKETAMAMSGGEEETMTDMKWSKEDQVLDDSWIQQNRKKDSHSHSATSHLEGINWEVLVVNQPDVNAFCMPGGKIVVFTGLLNQFKSDAEVATVIGHEVGHAVARHIAEGITKNLWFAILQLVLYQFVMPDLVNTMSALFLKLPFSRKMEMEADYIGLLLLASAGYDPRVAPTVYEKLGKLGGDKLGDYLSTHPSGKTRSKLLAQAHVMEEALMIYREIQSGRQGIEGFL, translated from the exons ATGTCATGGTACAGAAGAACAAAACTCGTGTTCGAGACCCTGCGACGTAACATAAATCCGAAGATTCTACCTCGATCTCGTCCTCATGTTCCTTCAAGAATCAATCCAACTGGGTCTTCTTCTAATCCCACACCTAATTTCTCTGGGTTCTCTTCAATTCCTTCGCTAGGGTTAAGATCATACACATCATCACTCGGCCACCAAAACGCGAATCGAATCGCGTACAACCCGTTTCTGAGTCTACCAAAGAGACATTACTACGTCGATCGATACCAAGTTCGTCACTTTAAGCCACGAGGACCAAGAAAATGGTTTCAAAACCCTAGAGCAGTATTAACGGTGACGCTCGTCGGTTCCGCCGCGTTAATCACTTTGTACTTCGGGAATTTAGAAACTGTTCCTTACACAAAGAGAACACATTTCATCCTCTTGTCTAAACCTATGGAGAAACGACTCGGTGAAGCTCAGTTTGAGCAGATTAAAAAACAGTACAAGGGTAAAATCTTACCCGCGATTCATCCTGAGAGTATTAGGGTTAGGTTGATAGCTAAAGAGGTGATTGATGCGTTGCAGAGAGGTTTGAGTAATGAGCGTGTTTGGACTGATTTAGGGTATGCTTCTACGGAGACTAGTAGTGATAATAAGGGAGTGAAGGAGACTGCTATGGCTATGAGTGGTGGTGAAGAAGAGACTATGACTGATATGAAATGGTCTAAAGAAGATCAGGTTCTTGATGATAGTTGGATTCAACAAAACAGGAAGAAAGATTCACATTCTCATTCAGCTACGTCTCATCTTGAAGGGATTAATTGGGAGGTTCTTGTTGTTAATCAGCCTGATGTTAATGCGTTTTGTATGCCTGGTGGGAAGATTGTGGTGTTTACTGGCTTGCTTAATCAGTTCAAGTCAGATGCTGAAGTTGCCACTGTGATTGGCCATGAG GTTGGTCATGCGGTGGCTCGACATATAGCTGAGGGAATAACAAAGAACTTGTGGTTTGCAATCCTTCAACTGGTCCTCTATCAGTTTGTCATGCCTGATCTTGTGAACACTATGTCTGCCCTTTTCTTGAAGCTTCCTTTCTCTAGAAA GATGGAGATGGAAGCCGACTACATTGGTTTGTTGTTGCTTGCATCTGCGGGATATGACCCACGAGTTGCTCCCACAGTGTATGAGAAGCTGGGAAAGCTCGGTGGAGACAAACTCGGAGACTATCTATCGACACATCCCTCGGGGAAAACGAGGTCAAAGCTTTTGGCTCAAGCACATGTGATGGAAGAAGCACTAATGATCTATAGAGAAATCCAATCAGGTCGCCAAGGCATAGAAGGCTTTCTTTAG
- the LOC104726470 gene encoding RING finger protein 215-like yields MDTESFRLDVNLAVTSQDPSLELLSTVKITVKRGYFEEFIIEKSDDDHHDSIKSVGSYRDSPPGGDPKFILKLRTFEPKDVYRTLHSQLHDRLLSEYITDEIVVQALRQRSKSSNFPLPQQQPLFMKGTVKLTQKVYNVVRRNSALSLSPTDLTTCAICLEDLDLSRTEDYCHVPNCSHCYHEECLNKWVDRSNGTCPLCRELFDKPESN; encoded by the coding sequence ATGGATACTGAATCATTCAGACTCGATGTTAATCTAGCCGTTACGTCACAAGATCCGTCGTTAGAGTTATTAAGCACGGTAAAAATCACCGTAAAGAGAGGGTACTTCGAGGAGTTTATCATAGAGAAGAGcgatgatgatcatcatgatAGCATCAAGAGTGTCGGATCTTACCGGGATTCTCCACCAGGTGGAGACCCAAAATTCATTCTGAAACTCCGAACCTTCGAACCTAAGGACGTCTATCGAACCCTCCATAGCCAACTCCACGATCGTCTCTTGTCCGAATACATAACTGATGAGATTGTAGTCCAAGCCCTAcgacaaagaagcaaaagttCTAACTTTCCATTGCCACAACAACAACCTTTATTCATGAAAGGCACTGTCAAACTGACACAGAAGGTGTACAACGTTGTGCGTCGCAACTCTGCTCTGTCTCTATCGCCAACAGATTTGACGACTTGTGCCATCTGTTTGGAAGATCTTGATCTGTCTAGAACTGAGGATTACTGCCACGTGCCTAACTGCTCGCATTGTTATCATGAAGAATGTCTCAATAAGTGGGTAGATCGATCTAATGGCACTTGCCCTCTCTGTCGCGAACTATTTGACAAACCAGAGtctaattag